The archaeon CG10_big_fil_rev_8_21_14_0_10_43_11 region TTTTCCCTTTTTTTGCATGTTCTTCAATTTTTGGCCCTCCAGGAAAAGAGAGTCCTTTGCTTCGTGCAAACACGTCAAGCATGTTTCCAACACCAATATCATGGGTTTCGCCAAACAAGCGATACCTCCCGCCTTCAAGCGCAATAACCTGCGTGTTCGCGCCTGACGTGTAGAGAAGCACTGGGTCTTTGAAGCCTGAGAATTTCTTGCCAATCTCTAAGTGCGCAACGCAGTGGTTTACTCCAACAAGTGGTTTTTTAGTCACGTACGCGAGCGTGCGCGCAAATACTGCGCCGACTTTAAGGCACGGTCCAAGTCCGGGTCCCTGTGAGAATGAGATAAGGTCAATGTTGCTCAGCGCGAGCTGTGCTGAACTCAGCGCTTTTTTAAGAATATCATAACACGCGCTTGCGTGGTGTTCTGCTGCTTCACGCGGGTGAATTCCTCCTTTTTTTGGTTTGAACATGTCGCGCTCGTTTGCAAGAATCTCACCAGTATCAGTGATAATGCCAATGCCAAACGTGTGAGCCGTGCTTTCAATACCTAAGCAAATCATTATTACAAGACAACCCTCGCTCATGTTTAAAAAACTTTGTAAGAATACTTTGCGGAGATGTTAGTCTTGCTTGAACTTAGTGTAACCACATTTTCCGCACGTTTCGCGGTTTTTGTGTTGTGCCATGTACACGCCTGCACCACATTTTGCGCACATGCTTTTGTTTCGTGAAAGTGTGTTTCCTTCAATGGTGAATGCTTGGTATTTCTTGCTTGTGGGGCGCTTTGTTGGTTTTCTTTTTCCACGCGTTCGAACTTTTGGTCCTGATGCCATTTATTGTTCACCTTCCTTTTTTTCGCCTTCTTCTTTTTTGAACACATCAGCAAGAGGGGTTTTGCCTTCTTTTACTATTTTCATGTTCACTTGTGCAATGTCTGTGTCAATAGCATTTCCGCGAACGGTTTTTCGTCTTCTTAGGCCTTTTGCATCTGGTTTAAAGCCGACTCCGCCGCTAATAAGAAGTTTCTTTCGTTTCGTGCCAGGAACGCTTTTTCTCATGGCAAAGCCTTGCGTGTCATTTCCGCCTGTGATTTCAAATTCATAGCCTTGCAAGTCAAGAACTTCTCCTTTAAGAGTCTCGCCAATGCGTTTTCCTACCAGGAGTTTTACATCCTCATCAGTAAGCGGTTTTCCATACGTCTTGCCTGTTTTTGGGTCTGCGATTACAGCTTTCATTGTGTGTTGTGCCACCTGTGTTGTAGTTAAAAATATCATATCCTTTAAAAAACTATTGGATTTCTTAGCATCTACCCTTTTTTAAGACGATTATTTAATATGTGCATGCTGCTCTTTAGTAGGACATGCGCGTGGTGTGGTTTTTTGTTCTAAGTATAGTCCTTGTTCTTTTTGGTGTAGGACTGGTAAATTCCGTTTTTTTTGGAAAAACCTATGCGTGTCTTGATTGCAATCTTGTCATTATCTCGCTTGACACGCTGCGAGGAGACATGCTTGGATATATGAATTATTCATTAAACACCACGCCCTTTTTAGATGAGTTCTCCAAAGAGTCAGTTGTGTTTACGCGAGCGTTTTCAAACGCGCCGTGGACGCTTCCAAGCCATGCAAGCATGTTTACCGGATTGTTCGCGGGCACGCATGGTGCCATACAAGGGGATAGCGTGCTTACAAACACAACGTTCACTGAGGTATTGGCAAACAAAGGGTATGCAACATTCGCATTTAGCGGGGCAGGATTTGTTTCAGAAGCAACCGGTGTTTTGAACGGTTTTCAAACCGTGTTTGAGGATAAAACAACTATCTTTTTAAAACCATTTGATTTTCCGGTTATTAGAGATACGCTTGCTTGCAAAAGCCCTTTTTTCGCTTTTTTCCACACCTACTACCCGCATGACCCGTACGTGTTGAATAATGAGAGCGAGGTGGTATTTCCAATCTTTAATTCTAATCTAAGCATCACACTTGCCCAACTGCTTTCACGCAAAGGCATTGATGTGAACACAATAAGCATGGAGGAGGCTCTTACTAACGTGTCATATCGCGAGATAAGCAGAGGCTATGTGTTAGAGTTTAATGACACACCGCGCGAAGCTGAGAACGCGAAGCGCGCGTATGCTAATAAGATTCGAAAAACAGACGAATACGTGCGGGAGCTTTTTAATCTGCTTGAAGAAAAGGGCTGTCTTGAAAAGACACTTGTGGTTGTCATGTCTGACCATGGCGAAGCGTTTGGCGAGCATGGCACGTTCCTGCACCGAAAACTCTACAACACGGAAATTCACGTGCCGCTTCTCATTCACTTTCCTGAAAACATGCATGAAATCCGCGAAGAACCAGTCATGCTCGCAGACCTGTTTCCAACCATTCTCACCAGTTTAGGCGTGTCCTATGCAGACCATGTTGATGGTACTGATATGTTTTCAGCCGAGCATGTGAGCACGATTATTTCAGGCCACGCACAGGAAACACCCTATTTCAAGGATATAAGCGTTATAAAAGACTCATATAAACTCATTATCACGCCAAACGGAACTGAACTTTACAATATTGCCGTTGATTTTGGTGAAACAACAAACCTCAATCAGTCGTTTCCAGAAGTAGTGGACGCGTTGCGTTCCCGTATCTGATTTCTAATCGGCTCACATACCCCAAAGCGCGTTTTGTTTGCGTTTGAGGTCAAGGATTTCTTGCAGGATTTCAAGTTCGTTTACGGTTAAAAATTTTTTCATGGAGAGAAGCGTTTTAAAATCGTGTTCAGAAATATCACTGTAAAAAAAGTC contains the following coding sequences:
- a CDS encoding UGMP family protein (universal genome maintenance protein; Kae1/Qri7/OSGEP/YgjD family protein; in Archaea, some Kae1 are found as fusion proteins similar to two distinct proteins in yeast that are involved in the KEOPS complex; kinase associated endopeptidase 1 (Kae1) and a serine/threonine protein kinase (Bud32); in Pyrococcus Kae1 has atypical AP endonuclease activity and inhibits the kinase activity of Bud32) encodes the protein MICLGIESTAHTFGIGIITDTGEILANERDMFKPKKGGIHPREAAEHHASACYDILKKALSSAQLALSNIDLISFSQGPGLGPCLKVGAVFARTLAYVTKKPLVGVNHCVAHLEIGKKFSGFKDPVLLYTSGANTQVIALEGGRYRLFGETHDIGVGNMLDVFARSKGLSFPGGPKIEEHAKKGKKLLSLPYNVKGMDLHFSGIMNAALDINQPLEDVCFSLQETVFAMLVEVAERAMAHTQKNELVLGGGVGANKRLQEMCKIMCKERGAIFSAPPPGVCVDNGAMIAWTGIIMHKAGVKSSTTRVNQDFRTDQVDVIWN
- a CDS encoding 30S ribosomal protein S27ae, translating into MASGPKVRTRGKRKPTKRPTSKKYQAFTIEGNTLSRNKSMCAKCGAGVYMAQHKNRETCGKCGYTKFKQD
- a CDS encoding 30S ribosomal protein S6e, whose product is MIFLTTTQVAQHTMKAVIADPKTGKTYGKPLTDEDVKLLVGKRIGETLKGEVLDLQGYEFEITGGNDTQGFAMRKSVPGTKRKKLLISGGVGFKPDAKGLRRRKTVRGNAIDTDIAQVNMKIVKEGKTPLADVFKKEEGEKKEGEQ